A window of Pantoea agglomerans contains these coding sequences:
- a CDS encoding YkvA family protein, whose translation MLFGRLRRWAALIKKDVLTLWFACRDPRTPWWFKLLAFGLVAYALSPIDLIPDFIPIIGLLDDAIIIPLGVLILLRLLPRDVRISSAERAEVQRARGKKVVSGFGLVLMVLIWLGVLYYLIQRYAM comes from the coding sequence ATGTTATTTGGACGTTTACGCCGCTGGGCCGCCCTGATTAAAAAGGATGTGCTGACGCTGTGGTTCGCCTGCCGCGACCCGCGCACGCCCTGGTGGTTCAAGCTGCTGGCATTTGGGCTGGTTGCCTATGCGCTTAGCCCCATCGATCTGATCCCCGACTTCATCCCCATCATCGGCCTGCTGGACGATGCGATAATCATTCCGCTCGGCGTGCTGATCCTGCTGCGCCTGCTGCCGCGCGACGTGCGTATCAGCAGCGCGGAGCGCGCTGAAGTACAGCGCGCGCGCGGCAAGAAGGTGGTCAGCGGCTTTGGCCTGGTGCTGATGGTGCTGATCTGGCTGGGAGTGCTCTACTACCTCATTCAGCGCTACGCAATGTAA
- the yieE gene encoding DNA-binding transcriptional regulator YeiE gives MHITLRQIEVFTEVLKSGSTTQASQVLALSQSAVSAALADLEGQLGVQLFDRVGKRLVLNEHGRLLYPRAIGLLEQAGEIEQLFKEDNGAIRIYASSTIGNYLLPGMIAAYRRDFPGLPLELSVGNSQDVINAVADFRVDVGLIEGPCHMTELVSDAWLEDELVVFAAPDAEIARQPVTLESLGNAPWILRERGSGTREIVDYLLLSHLPAFQLGMELGNSEAIKHAVRHNMGISCLSRRVIADLLEAGTLVELTIPLPRLTRTLYRIHHRQKHLSRALDRFLSYCRE, from the coding sequence ATGCATATCACGCTGCGGCAGATAGAAGTGTTTACCGAAGTGCTGAAAAGCGGCTCGACCACGCAGGCCTCGCAGGTGCTGGCGCTTTCGCAGTCGGCGGTGAGCGCTGCGCTGGCGGATCTGGAAGGCCAGCTGGGCGTACAGCTGTTCGACCGGGTCGGCAAGCGGCTGGTGCTGAACGAACACGGCCGCCTGCTCTATCCGCGCGCCATCGGCCTGCTGGAGCAGGCGGGCGAAATCGAACAGCTATTTAAAGAGGACAACGGTGCCATCCGTATCTACGCCAGCAGCACCATCGGCAACTATCTGCTGCCGGGTATGATCGCCGCCTATCGCCGCGACTTTCCCGGCCTGCCGCTGGAGCTGAGCGTCGGCAACAGCCAGGATGTTATCAACGCGGTGGCGGATTTCCGCGTCGACGTCGGCCTGATTGAAGGGCCGTGCCATATGACTGAACTGGTGAGCGATGCCTGGCTGGAGGATGAGCTGGTGGTGTTCGCCGCGCCCGATGCGGAGATTGCGCGCCAGCCGGTGACGCTGGAGAGCCTCGGCAACGCCCCGTGGATCCTGCGCGAGCGCGGCTCCGGCACGCGCGAAATCGTCGACTATCTGCTGCTCTCGCACCTGCCCGCTTTTCAGCTCGGCATGGAGCTGGGCAATTCCGAGGCGATCAAGCATGCGGTGCGGCACAATATGGGCATCAGCTGCCTGTCGCGGCGCGTCATCGCCGATCTGCTGGAGGCGGGCACCCTGGTCGAGCTGACGATTCCGCTGCCGCGCCTGACGCGCACTCTGTACCGTATTCATCATCGCCAGAAGCACCTTTCCCGGGCGCTTGACCGCTTTCTCTCCTACTGCCGCGAGTAG
- a CDS encoding amino acid permease — MHKDTNTTQQPALRRELKARHLTMIAIGGSIGTGLFVASGATISQAGPGGALLSYALIGLMVYFLMTSLGELAAFMPVSGSFATYGAKYVEEGFGFALGWNYWYNWAVTIAVDLVASQLVMNYWFPDTPGWIWSALFLCLMFLLNFISVKGFGEAEYWFSLIKVATVIIFIVVGVLMILGILRGGEHAGWHNWQVGDAPFAGGFAAMIGVAMIVGFSFQGTELIGIAAGESEDPAKNIPRAVRQVFWRILLFYIFAILIISLILPYTDPQLLHNDVTDISVSPFTLVFQHAGLLSAAAVMNAVILTSVLSAGNSGMYASTRMLYNLASEGKAPRIFARLSKGGVPRNALLATTVVAGLCFLTSKFGNQEVYLWLLNTSGMTGFIAWLGIAISHYRFRRGYIRQGHSLDDLPYRSGFFPVGPIFAFVLCLIITLGQNYQAFLNDSIDWYGVAATYIGLPLFLLIWMGYKLTRGTRFVKYSDMEFPTHKE; from the coding sequence ATGCATAAAGACACAAATACAACACAACAACCTGCGTTACGACGCGAGTTAAAGGCGCGTCACCTGACGATGATCGCCATCGGCGGATCGATCGGCACCGGCCTGTTCGTTGCCTCCGGCGCCACCATTTCCCAGGCGGGGCCGGGCGGTGCGCTGCTCTCCTACGCGCTGATTGGCCTGATGGTCTACTTCCTGATGACCAGCCTCGGCGAGCTGGCCGCCTTTATGCCGGTTTCCGGCTCCTTCGCCACCTACGGCGCAAAATATGTAGAAGAGGGCTTTGGTTTCGCCCTCGGCTGGAACTACTGGTACAACTGGGCGGTGACCATCGCCGTGGATCTCGTTGCCTCGCAGCTGGTGATGAACTACTGGTTTCCCGATACGCCCGGCTGGATCTGGAGCGCGCTGTTCCTCTGCCTGATGTTCCTGCTTAACTTTATTTCAGTAAAAGGCTTTGGTGAAGCGGAGTACTGGTTCTCGCTGATCAAGGTGGCGACCGTGATTATCTTTATCGTGGTTGGCGTCCTGATGATCCTCGGTATTCTGCGCGGCGGCGAGCACGCCGGCTGGCATAACTGGCAGGTCGGCGACGCGCCGTTCGCCGGCGGATTCGCGGCGATGATAGGCGTGGCGATGATCGTCGGCTTCTCTTTCCAGGGCACCGAGCTGATCGGTATCGCGGCGGGCGAGTCGGAAGATCCGGCGAAAAACATTCCGCGCGCGGTGCGCCAGGTGTTCTGGCGTATCCTGCTGTTCTATATCTTCGCGATTCTGATTATCAGCCTGATCCTGCCCTATACCGATCCGCAGCTGCTGCACAACGACGTCACCGACATCAGCGTCAGCCCCTTTACCCTGGTGTTCCAGCATGCTGGCCTGCTTTCAGCGGCGGCGGTGATGAACGCGGTGATCCTGACGTCGGTGCTGTCGGCGGGCAACTCCGGTATGTACGCCTCGACGCGCATGCTCTATAACCTGGCGAGTGAAGGCAAAGCGCCGCGCATTTTCGCCAGGCTGTCAAAAGGCGGCGTGCCGCGCAACGCGCTGCTGGCGACGACCGTGGTGGCGGGGCTCTGCTTTCTCACCTCGAAGTTCGGCAATCAGGAAGTCTATCTCTGGCTGCTGAATACCTCGGGCATGACCGGCTTTATTGCCTGGCTGGGCATCGCCATCAGCCACTATCGCTTCCGTCGCGGCTATATCAGGCAGGGCCACAGCCTGGACGACCTGCCGTACCGCTCGGGCTTTTTCCCGGTCGGCCCGATTTTCGCCTTCGTGCTCTGCCTGATCATCACGCTGGGCCAGAACTATCAGGCGTTCCTCAACGACAGCATCGACTGGTACGGCGTTGCCGCCACCTATATCGGTCTGCCGCTGTTTTTGCTGATCTGGATGGGCTACAAGCTGACGCGCGGCACCCGCTTCGTGAAGTACAGCGATATGGAATTCCCGACGCATAAAGAGTGA
- a CDS encoding FecCD family ABC transporter permease, giving the protein MTDSTLPAQGAMGRYHQVLRRRMLMIAVLVLAIIASLVLDFTLGPAGLSLPTLWQSLLHPATVDAGTRVIVWDIRLPYALMAVVVGFCLGLGGAEMQTILNNPLASPFTLGVSSAAAFGAALAIILGIGIPGVPDQWLISANAFVFALFAALMLDGVTRWTRVSTSGVVLFGIALVFTFNALVSMMQFIASEDTLQGLVFWTMGSLARASWEKLGVLSAAFALLLPFSLLSSWKLTALRLGEDRAVSFGIDVRRLRLATLLRISILSALAVAFVGPIGFIGLVAPHIARMIFGEDHRYYLPASALTGALVLSMASVASKNLIPGVIIPVGIVTSLVGVPFFLSIILRHRGNV; this is encoded by the coding sequence ATGACGGACTCAACTCTGCCCGCGCAGGGCGCTATGGGCCGCTATCATCAGGTATTGCGCCGCCGCATGCTGATGATCGCCGTGCTGGTGCTGGCAATTATCGCCTCGCTGGTACTGGACTTTACCCTTGGCCCGGCCGGCCTTTCGCTGCCGACCCTCTGGCAATCGCTGCTTCATCCCGCCACGGTTGACGCCGGCACGCGCGTCATCGTCTGGGATATCCGTTTACCCTACGCGCTGATGGCGGTGGTGGTCGGCTTTTGCCTCGGACTGGGGGGCGCCGAGATGCAAACCATCCTCAATAACCCGCTGGCCAGCCCCTTTACCCTCGGCGTCTCTTCAGCGGCGGCTTTCGGCGCGGCGCTGGCGATTATTCTCGGCATCGGCATTCCCGGCGTGCCGGATCAGTGGCTGATTTCCGCCAACGCCTTTGTGTTCGCGCTGTTCGCCGCCCTGATGCTCGACGGCGTGACGCGCTGGACGCGGGTCTCTACCTCGGGCGTGGTGCTGTTCGGCATCGCGCTGGTCTTCACCTTTAACGCGCTGGTATCAATGATGCAGTTTATCGCCAGCGAAGATACCCTGCAGGGGCTGGTGTTCTGGACCATGGGTAGCCTGGCGCGTGCCTCCTGGGAGAAGCTTGGCGTGCTGAGCGCCGCCTTTGCGCTGCTGCTGCCGTTTTCGCTGCTCAGCAGCTGGAAGCTGACCGCGCTGCGCCTCGGCGAAGATCGTGCCGTGAGCTTCGGCATCGACGTGCGTCGCCTGCGCCTGGCAACGCTGCTGCGCATCAGTATTCTTTCCGCGCTGGCGGTCGCCTTTGTCGGACCAATCGGCTTTATCGGACTGGTGGCACCGCATATCGCCCGCATGATCTTCGGCGAAGATCACCGCTACTATCTGCCCGCCAGCGCACTGACCGGCGCGCTGGTGCTCTCAATGGCGTCGGTCGCCTCAAAGAACCTCATTCCCGGCGTGATTATTCCGGTGGGTATCGTCACCTCGCTGGTGGGCGTGCCCTTTTTCCTGAGCATTATTCTGCGTCACCGGGGGAATGTATGA
- a CDS encoding ABC transporter ATP-binding protein — translation MSQGLRLKHFTAGYPKRKVIEDLSVALLPRGKITVLLGPNGCGKSTLLRALAGLNKGQGELWLNDEELMQQPFARRAQRVVYLPQTLPAGVHLHVLESIIVAQRASGGLHNAASEAEVMYLLEQLGISHLAMRYLDQLSGGQKQLVGLAQSLIRRPELLLLDEPLSALDLNYQFHVMDLVRRETAQRNIVTVVVVHDINIALRHAHHALMLKEGALIADGVPEQVITPETLAQVYGVKGRIEHCSQGMPQVMIDGLVGAELV, via the coding sequence ATGAGTCAGGGGCTGAGGTTAAAACATTTCACGGCAGGCTACCCCAAACGCAAGGTGATTGAGGATCTCAGCGTGGCGCTTCTGCCGCGCGGCAAGATCACCGTGCTGCTGGGGCCGAACGGCTGCGGCAAGTCGACGCTGCTGCGCGCGCTGGCCGGGCTGAACAAAGGGCAGGGTGAACTGTGGCTTAACGACGAAGAGCTGATGCAGCAGCCGTTCGCGCGCCGCGCCCAGCGCGTGGTCTATCTGCCGCAGACGCTGCCGGCGGGGGTGCATCTGCACGTGCTGGAGTCGATTATCGTGGCGCAGCGCGCGTCCGGCGGCCTGCATAATGCCGCCAGCGAAGCGGAAGTGATGTATCTGCTGGAGCAGCTCGGCATTTCACATCTGGCGATGCGCTATCTCGATCAGCTGTCAGGCGGACAGAAACAGCTGGTCGGCCTGGCGCAGTCGCTGATCCGCCGCCCGGAGCTGCTGCTGCTGGATGAGCCGCTGAGCGCGCTGGACCTGAACTACCAGTTTCACGTGATGGATCTGGTGCGCCGCGAAACCGCCCAGCGCAATATCGTTACCGTGGTGGTGGTACACGATATCAATATCGCCCTACGCCATGCGCACCATGCGCTGATGCTGAAAGAGGGTGCGCTGATAGCGGATGGCGTGCCGGAGCAGGTGATTACGCCGGAAACGCTGGCGCAGGTATATGGCGTGAAAGGACGTATCGAACACTGCTCGCAGGGAATGCCGCAGGTGATGATTGACGGGCTGGTCGGCGCGGAGCTGGTTTAA
- the fghA gene encoding S-formylglutathione hydrolase — protein sequence MASTLELLEEHRMFGGWQQRWRHQSAALNCPMTFSIFLPNPKGDTPPPAVWFLAGLTCTDENFSTKAGAQRVAAELGLVLIMPDTSPRGEAVANDDAYDLGQGAGFYLNATQAPWSAHYRMFDYLSQELPALIADNFNISERQSVMGHSMGGHGALMLALRLGNRFASASAFAPIVNPSEVPWGQKAFSAYLGDDRAAWREYDSCALMREVQSRLPILIDQGDSDQFLADQLQPERLDVVAKEVGFPLTLRVQPGYDHSYYFIATFVEDHLRFHAQHLLV from the coding sequence ATGGCATCCACGCTGGAACTGCTGGAAGAACACAGGATGTTCGGCGGCTGGCAGCAACGCTGGCGACATCAGTCAGCCGCGCTCAACTGCCCGATGACCTTCAGCATTTTTTTGCCCAATCCAAAAGGCGACACGCCGCCGCCCGCGGTGTGGTTTCTGGCAGGCCTGACCTGCACGGATGAGAACTTCAGCACCAAAGCTGGCGCGCAGCGCGTCGCGGCGGAGCTGGGTCTGGTGTTGATTATGCCGGACACCAGCCCGCGCGGCGAGGCGGTCGCCAACGACGACGCCTACGATCTCGGCCAGGGCGCAGGGTTTTACCTTAACGCGACCCAGGCGCCCTGGTCGGCGCACTACCGCATGTTCGACTACCTGAGCCAGGAGCTGCCGGCGCTGATCGCCGATAACTTCAATATCAGCGAGCGGCAGTCGGTTATGGGGCATTCGATGGGCGGCCATGGCGCGCTGATGCTGGCGCTGCGTCTCGGCAACCGCTTTGCGTCGGCGTCGGCCTTTGCGCCCATCGTCAATCCCAGCGAGGTGCCCTGGGGGCAGAAAGCGTTCAGCGCCTATCTGGGTGACGATCGTGCCGCGTGGCGCGAGTATGACAGCTGTGCGCTGATGCGCGAGGTGCAGTCGCGCCTGCCGATCCTGATCGATCAGGGCGACAGCGATCAGTTCCTGGCGGATCAGCTTCAGCCAGAGCGGCTGGATGTGGTGGCAAAAGAGGTGGGATTCCCGCTGACGCTGCGCGTGCAGCCGGGCTATGACCACAGCTACTACTTTATTGCGACCTTCGTCGAGGATCATCTGCGCTTCCATGCGCAGCACTTACTGGTGTAG
- a CDS encoding S-(hydroxymethyl)glutathione dehydrogenase/class III alcohol dehydrogenase, which produces MNMIKTRAAVAWAAGEPLKIEEVDLMPPQKGEVLVRIVATGVCHTDAYTLSGKDPEGVFPAILGHEGGGVVEAVGEGVTSVEVGDHVIPLYTPECGKCKFCLSGKTNLCQAIRTTQGKGLMPDGTTRFFKDGKPIFHYMGTSTFSEYTVVPEISLAKISKEAPLEEVCLLGCGVTTGMGAVMNTAKVKEGDTVAIFGLGGIGLSAIIGAKMAKAGRIIGIDINTSKFDLARKLGATDLVNPKDYEKPIQEVIVEMTDGGVDYSFECIGNVNVMRSALECCHKGWGESVIIGVAGAGEEISTRPFQLVTGRVWRGSAFGGVKGRSQLPGIVQDYLDGKFALNDFITHTMPLEEINEAFDLMHEGKSIRSVVHFNK; this is translated from the coding sequence ATGAACATGATTAAAACCCGCGCCGCCGTTGCCTGGGCCGCTGGCGAACCGCTGAAAATCGAAGAAGTGGATCTGATGCCGCCGCAGAAAGGTGAAGTGCTGGTGCGTATCGTCGCCACCGGCGTGTGCCATACCGATGCCTATACCCTGTCGGGCAAAGATCCGGAAGGCGTATTCCCGGCGATCCTCGGCCATGAAGGCGGCGGCGTAGTGGAAGCGGTTGGCGAAGGCGTAACCAGCGTCGAAGTCGGCGATCACGTGATCCCGCTCTACACGCCCGAGTGCGGCAAGTGCAAATTCTGCCTGTCGGGCAAAACCAACCTCTGCCAGGCGATCCGCACCACCCAGGGCAAAGGCCTGATGCCGGACGGCACCACGCGTTTCTTTAAGGACGGCAAGCCGATTTTCCACTACATGGGCACCTCAACCTTCTCCGAGTACACCGTGGTGCCGGAAATCTCGCTGGCGAAAATCAGCAAAGAGGCGCCGCTGGAGGAAGTGTGTCTGCTGGGCTGCGGCGTTACCACCGGCATGGGCGCGGTAATGAACACCGCCAAAGTTAAAGAAGGCGATACCGTGGCGATTTTCGGCCTCGGCGGCATCGGCCTGTCGGCGATTATCGGCGCGAAAATGGCAAAAGCGGGACGCATTATCGGTATCGATATCAACACCAGTAAATTTGACCTGGCGCGCAAGCTGGGTGCGACCGACCTGGTGAACCCGAAAGATTATGAGAAACCGATCCAGGAAGTGATCGTTGAGATGACCGACGGCGGTGTGGATTACTCTTTTGAATGCATCGGCAACGTCAACGTCATGCGTTCCGCGCTGGAGTGCTGCCATAAAGGCTGGGGCGAATCGGTGATTATCGGCGTGGCCGGCGCGGGCGAAGAGATCTCAACCCGTCCGTTCCAGCTGGTGACCGGTCGCGTCTGGCGCGGTTCCGCCTTCGGCGGCGTGAAGGGCCGCTCACAGCTGCCGGGTATCGTGCAGGATTATCTGGACGGCAAATTCGCCCTGAACGACTTTATTACCCATACCATGCCGCTGGAGGAGATTAACGAGGCCTTCGATCTGATGCATGAAGGGAAGTCGATCCGTTCGGTGGTGCACTTCAACAAGTAA
- the ptrR gene encoding putrescine utilization regulator PtrR, which produces MDLVQLRMFCSVAETGSLARAAEQLHRVPSNLTTRLRQLEEEMGVDLFIREKQRIRLSPMGHNFLNYAQRILALSDEALSMARAGEPAGNFALGSMESTAATRLPALLAAYHQRFPKVSLSLITSTSGEIIDKVREGTLAAALVDGPAPYDDLNGCIAFRETLTLITSLDHLPVRNARDVQNDTLFAFRNSCSYRVKLEAWYRDSGIAPGSVMEIQSYHAMMACVAGGAGVAMIPESVLKQMPERARVQAHQLPAAWRDTATWLMWRRDAFTPNVEALKYLIIDMFDDRPQDDQLLHPLQVAE; this is translated from the coding sequence ATGGATCTTGTCCAGCTACGCATGTTCTGTTCCGTGGCCGAAACCGGTTCGCTGGCGCGCGCTGCGGAACAACTTCATCGCGTCCCCTCCAACCTCACCACGCGGCTGCGGCAGCTGGAAGAGGAGATGGGCGTCGATCTGTTTATACGCGAGAAACAGCGCATTCGGCTGTCGCCGATGGGCCACAACTTTCTTAATTACGCGCAGCGCATTCTGGCGCTGAGCGACGAGGCGCTGAGCATGGCGCGCGCGGGCGAACCGGCCGGCAACTTCGCGCTCGGCTCGATGGAGAGCACCGCCGCGACGCGTCTGCCTGCCCTGCTGGCGGCCTATCATCAGCGCTTTCCGAAAGTGTCGCTGTCGCTGATCACCAGTACCTCCGGCGAGATTATCGACAAGGTGCGTGAAGGCACGCTGGCCGCCGCGCTGGTCGACGGCCCGGCGCCCTATGACGATCTCAACGGCTGCATCGCCTTCCGCGAAACCCTGACGCTGATCACCAGCCTCGATCATCTGCCGGTCAGGAACGCGCGCGACGTGCAAAACGACACCCTGTTCGCCTTTCGCAATAGCTGCTCCTATCGCGTGAAGCTCGAAGCCTGGTACCGCGACAGCGGCATCGCGCCCGGCAGCGTGATGGAGATCCAGTCCTACCACGCGATGATGGCCTGCGTGGCGGGCGGTGCGGGCGTGGCGATGATCCCTGAATCGGTGCTGAAGCAGATGCCTGAGCGCGCCCGCGTGCAGGCGCATCAGCTGCCGGCCGCCTGGCGCGACACCGCCACCTGGCTGATGTGGCGCCGCGACGCCTTTACCCCCAACGTAGAAGCGCTTAAGTACTTGATTATTGATATGTTTGACGACCGGCCGCAGGATGACCAGCTGCTGCATCCGCTGCAGGTCGCAGAGTAA
- a CDS encoding YbfB/YjiJ family MFS transporter, which produces MAFRVALSAFLALVVVMGIGRFAFTPQVPLMIHDGQLTLTSASLVAALNYLGYLCGSFDAMRARRRVELRLQLGVWGAVILTLLSACVTGPWLHGAVRFLIGWASGVALVLVAAWSSEQLHHYGRPGLSAAVFAGPGAGIFISGLLAVQLHASQASASLAWAAYGLLALLIIAAIARNLPRRVGDLHRPDRAPDPLVLTPDLRRLVLSYSLAGFGYILPATFLSQMAAARFPDGAFAQLVWPIFGGAAIVGIALGILTRHLASNNRRLAFVLWAQALGVAAAAALPGFSGLLIGALLVGGGFLCVVQLALAYARELAPQHTRYMAGLLTTGYAVGQLVGPVLSSLSTALLHQLAPALWIAGLGLAAAGLLVWRRAQ; this is translated from the coding sequence ATGGCTTTTCGCGTGGCGCTCAGCGCCTTTCTGGCGCTGGTGGTGGTGATGGGCATCGGACGTTTCGCCTTTACGCCGCAGGTGCCGCTAATGATACACGACGGCCAGCTGACGCTGACCAGCGCCAGTCTGGTGGCGGCGCTCAACTATCTTGGCTATCTCTGCGGCTCTTTTGATGCGATGCGCGCGCGGCGTCGCGTCGAGCTGCGTTTGCAGCTGGGCGTCTGGGGCGCGGTGATCCTGACGCTGCTCTCCGCCTGCGTCACCGGCCCCTGGCTGCACGGCGCGGTGCGCTTTCTGATCGGCTGGGCGAGCGGCGTGGCGCTGGTGCTGGTGGCCGCCTGGAGCAGCGAGCAGCTGCATCACTACGGCCGTCCCGGCCTGTCGGCGGCGGTATTCGCCGGGCCGGGGGCGGGCATCTTTATCAGCGGCCTGCTGGCGGTGCAGCTGCACGCCTCGCAGGCTTCCGCCTCGCTGGCCTGGGCCGCCTACGGCCTGCTGGCGCTGCTGATTATCGCCGCTATCGCGCGCAATTTGCCGCGCCGCGTCGGCGATCTGCACCGTCCCGATCGGGCGCCGGATCCGCTGGTGCTGACCCCAGACCTGCGACGGCTGGTGCTGAGCTATAGCCTGGCGGGCTTCGGCTATATCCTGCCCGCCACCTTTCTGTCGCAGATGGCGGCGGCGCGCTTTCCCGACGGCGCCTTTGCCCAGCTGGTCTGGCCGATCTTCGGCGGCGCGGCGATAGTTGGCATCGCGCTGGGGATCCTGACGCGCCACCTCGCCAGCAACAACCGGCGGCTGGCCTTTGTGCTCTGGGCGCAGGCGCTGGGCGTGGCGGCGGCCGCGGCGCTGCCGGGCTTTAGCGGCCTGCTGATCGGCGCGCTGCTGGTGGGCGGCGGCTTTCTCTGCGTGGTACAGCTGGCGCTGGCCTACGCGCGCGAGCTGGCGCCGCAGCATACGCGCTATATGGCGGGGCTGCTGACCACCGGCTACGCCGTCGGGCAGCTGGTGGGGCCGGTGCTGTCGTCGCTCTCGACCGCGCTGCTGCATCAGCTGGCGCCCGCGCTGTGGATCGCCGGGCTGGGCCTGGCGGCGGCCGGGCTGCTGGTCTGGCGACGCGCGCAATGA